From a single Lolium rigidum isolate FL_2022 chromosome 7, APGP_CSIRO_Lrig_0.1, whole genome shotgun sequence genomic region:
- the LOC124677566 gene encoding 5'-nucleotidase SurE, whose product MASTAAQPVVLVTNDDGIDAPGLRFLVDQLVAQGRYRVLVCAPDTDRSGVSHCITWRSPLRCKRVDITGAAAFGVSGNPADCASLGISGKLFDGLVPDLVLSGINIGSNCGFHVVYSGTVAGAREAFIYGFPALAMSYNWVAGKSSVNDLKVAAEVCMPLINAVMVEIKNGTYPKESFLNIDVPTDAGHHKGYKITKQGKFMARIGWEPTAYKKPAVESYQTANVNADTENDMEVDSSSENDLLFKRVIVKKSYDEEEGDDIDYKSLVDGYITVTPLGAHSRAEADAIPYYKACLSRI is encoded by the exons ATGGCTTCCACGGCGGCGCAGCCGGTGGTGTTGGTGACGAACGACGACGGCATCGACGCGCCGGGGCTCCGCTTCCTCGTCGACCAGCTCGTCGCCCAGGGCCGCTACCGCGTCCTCGTCTGCGCGCCCGACAC AGACCGGTCAGGTGTTAGCCACTGCATTACATGGCGTTCTCCACTCCGCTGTAAACGTGTTGATATCACTGGTGCTGCAGCATTTGGAGTTTCAG GAAATCCTGCTGACTGTGCCTCTTTAGGCATCTCTGGAAAGCTCTTTGATGGTTTGGTTCCTGATTTG GTACTTAGCGGAATCAACATTGGCAGCAATTGTGGATTCCATGT TGTATATTCTGGAACAGTTGCTGGTGCCAGGGAGGCATTTATATATGGGTTTCCTGCATTAGCTATGTCATACAATTG GGTTGCTGGTAAGAGCAGTGTTAATGATCTGAAAGTGGCTGCGGAGGTTTGTATGCCTCTGATAAATGCTGTCATGGTCGAGATCAAGAATGGAACGTATCCTAAAGAATCGTTCCTAAATATAGACGTGCCAACTGATGCTGGACATCACAAG GGATACAAAATTACAAAGCAAGGAAAATTTATGGCCAGAATTGGATGGGAGCCAACAGCTTACAAGAAGCCTGCAGTAGAAAGTTACCAGACAGCAAACGTGAATGCTGACACTGAAAATGACATGGAAGTAGATAGTTCATCGGAGAATGACCTATTGTTTAAAAGAGTG ATAGTGAAGAAAAGTTATGATGAAGAGGAAGGAGATGACATAGACTACAAATCCCTTGTAGATGGATAT ATTACTGTTACTCCTTTGGGTGCTCACTCCCGCGCAGAAGCAGATGCCATACCTTATTACAAAGCATGCTTGTCACGTATCTGA
- the LOC124676294 gene encoding uncharacterized protein LOC124676294, which yields MGWLHSLFSPIRRLWVRAHSRRRNRRGMHILYKDVQSCQDEDVQVLWSIFVDSHRHPGLMKLKL from the exons ATGGGGTGGCTCCACTCCCTCTTCTCCCCCATCAGGAGGCTCTGGGTTCGCGCGCATTCCAGGCGTCGAAACC GGAGGGGAATGCACATCCTGTACAAGGATGTTCAGTCCTGCCAGGACGAGGATGTGCAGGTCCTGTGGTCGATCTTTGTGGACTCACACCGCCACCCAGGTCTCATGAAGCTGAAGCTCTGA